A single window of Zea mays cultivar B73 chromosome 10, Zm-B73-REFERENCE-NAM-5.0, whole genome shotgun sequence DNA harbors:
- the LOC103640965 gene encoding glutaredoxin-C15, which yields MAKRVSRLSKKAVVIFTTSQCPMCHTVWSLFQELGVCAAVHELDKDPRGPEMERELARRLGRAPSVVPAVFISGKLVGSTDKIMSLHLDGKLVPMLKGSGWDIWL from the coding sequence ATGGCGAAGAGGGTGTCGAGACTATCGAAGAAGGCAGTGGTGATCTTCACGACGAGCCAGTGCCCGATGTGCCACACGGTGTGGAGCCTCTTCCAGGAGCTCGGTGTGTGCGCGGCGGTGCACGAGCTCGACAAGGACCCCCGCGGCCCCGAGATGGAGCGGGAGCTCGCTCGCCGCCTCGGACGTGCACCATCTGTCGTCCCCGCCGTTTTCATCAGCGGCAAGCTCGTCGGCTCCACCGATAAGATCATGTCGCTGCACCTCGACGGCAAGCTCGTGCCCATGCTCAAGGGTTCCGGCTGGGACATATGGCTCTGA